Proteins from a genomic interval of Sporolactobacillus sp. Y61:
- a CDS encoding Fur family transcriptional regulator, whose amino-acid sequence MNKNEALNLLKTKGFKHTDKREDILDLFESKTGYLSAKDIQNALKDNYPGLSFDTIYRNLSLFRDLLILEETELDGEKVFQFHCSEHHHHHLICLRCGKTKTIEVCPMRDLSTLDPEFKVTGHKFEIYGYCKSCQAEMKRSNQKEPEEQV is encoded by the coding sequence ATGAATAAGAATGAAGCACTTAACCTGTTAAAAACAAAGGGTTTTAAACATACAGATAAACGTGAAGATATCCTGGATCTGTTTGAAAGTAAAACGGGCTATCTATCCGCTAAAGATATTCAGAACGCCCTGAAAGATAATTATCCGGGATTGAGCTTTGATACCATTTATCGTAATCTTTCATTGTTCAGAGATCTGCTGATTCTGGAGGAAACAGAACTTGACGGCGAGAAAGTTTTTCAGTTCCATTGTTCGGAGCATCATCACCATCATCTGATCTGTCTTCGCTGCGGTAAAACGAAAACCATCGAGGTCTGCCCGATGCGGGACCTTTCGACACTAGATCCTGAATTCAAAGTGACCGGTCATAAATTTGAAATTTACGGGTACTGTAAAAGCTGTCAGGCAGAAATGAAACGTTCGAATCAGAAGGAGCCGGAGGAGCAGGTTTAG
- a CDS encoding LD-carboxypeptidase, translating into MILPTHLDEGDTIGIISPAGPPDPENLERALGWLRELGFKVLLGKHTGETLGYLAGPDEHRLSDLHEMFANDRCKAIICSRGGYGTARFADRIDYQLIRSHPKIFWGYSDITFLHTAIRQNTGLVTFHGPMLASDLGLENVPLLSRQLFSQLFEPATLRYDESVSPLQTLCCGSTEGELVGGNLSLLVSSLGTPFEIDTRNKILLIEDTGEAPYRVDGMLNQLRLSGKLAQAAGFIVGNFRIETSDEQESVSIEEVISSYLLPLDKPALGGFLIGHCQPHFAVPLGTGALLDADRKQLWIQPGVK; encoded by the coding sequence ATGATCTTACCGACTCACCTGGACGAAGGAGACACAATCGGTATCATCAGTCCGGCAGGTCCTCCTGATCCTGAGAATCTGGAAAGAGCGCTCGGCTGGCTGCGTGAGCTCGGATTCAAGGTACTTCTCGGGAAACATACAGGTGAAACACTGGGCTACCTGGCAGGTCCTGACGAGCATCGGTTAAGTGATCTGCATGAAATGTTTGCCAATGACCGCTGTAAAGCGATTATCTGTTCACGCGGCGGTTATGGAACAGCCCGCTTTGCTGACCGGATTGATTATCAGCTGATTCGTTCTCATCCGAAAATTTTCTGGGGTTACAGTGATATTACCTTTCTTCATACAGCGATCAGGCAGAATACCGGGCTGGTGACTTTTCACGGTCCCATGCTTGCATCGGATCTGGGACTGGAAAATGTACCCTTACTTTCCAGACAGTTGTTCTCACAGCTGTTCGAACCGGCTACGCTAAGATATGATGAATCTGTATCGCCTCTTCAAACCCTTTGCTGCGGAAGCACGGAAGGGGAGCTGGTCGGTGGTAATCTGTCTCTGTTGGTGAGTTCGCTGGGGACACCTTTTGAAATTGACACGAGAAATAAAATTCTTTTGATAGAAGATACGGGGGAAGCCCCTTATCGTGTTGATGGTATGCTTAATCAGCTGCGTCTTTCGGGTAAACTGGCACAGGCTGCCGGCTTTATTGTTGGAAATTTCCGGATCGAGACATCTGATGAACAGGAATCTGTCTCCATTGAAGAGGTGATCAGCAGCTATCTTTTACCTCTTGACAAACCGGCTTTAGGTGGTTTCCTGATTGGCCACTGCCAGCCCCACTTTGCTGTGCCACTGGGTACAGGAGCCTTACTTGACGCAGACAGAAAGCAGCTGTGGATTCAACCGGGTGTGAAATAA
- a CDS encoding dipeptide epimerase — MKIVDIHTRKLTVPLIKPFKTALRTVSTAESIIVFVTCDDGTVGFGEAPPTHVITGDSLESIDYAIMQVIRPQLIGLSIEHRERISDILEKAMVHNTSAKAALDIAVFDCLGKLAGMPLYQLLGGYTNRIETDYTVSVNPKDEMIQDARNLVDKGFNTLKIKVGNAATAAEDIERVTGIRKAVGSHVKLRLDANQGWTVKQAISAIRKMERMDLNIELVEQPLPAWDFEGMKQVTDSVETPIMADESVFSPGDAARLLAMRGCDIINIKLMKAGGITGAEKINNLAEAYGIKCMIGCMIESKVAVSAACHFAAAKKNVTRCDVDAPMMFASDPVNGGIRVRKNEIFLPDAPGLGIHKVVF, encoded by the coding sequence ATGAAAATCGTTGATATTCATACCAGAAAATTAACCGTTCCACTGATCAAGCCCTTTAAAACGGCACTGAGAACCGTCTCGACAGCAGAAAGTATCATTGTATTTGTTACCTGTGATGACGGCACCGTCGGTTTTGGTGAGGCACCTCCCACGCATGTGATCACAGGAGACAGCCTTGAAAGCATAGATTATGCCATTATGCAGGTTATCCGCCCACAACTCATCGGCCTTTCCATTGAACATCGGGAACGGATCAGCGACATTCTGGAAAAAGCGATGGTACATAATACAAGCGCAAAAGCGGCTCTTGACATTGCGGTTTTCGACTGTCTCGGTAAACTTGCCGGCATGCCGCTTTATCAGCTGCTCGGGGGTTATACGAATCGGATTGAAACAGATTATACGGTCAGCGTGAATCCGAAAGATGAGATGATACAGGATGCTCGGAATCTGGTCGATAAAGGGTTCAATACGCTGAAAATTAAGGTGGGCAACGCAGCCACAGCGGCGGAGGATATAGAGCGGGTTACAGGTATCAGGAAAGCGGTCGGCAGCCATGTGAAATTACGCCTCGACGCCAATCAGGGCTGGACTGTCAAACAAGCCATTTCGGCGATCCGAAAAATGGAACGGATGGATCTCAATATTGAACTTGTCGAACAGCCGCTTCCTGCCTGGGACTTTGAAGGTATGAAACAGGTCACTGACAGCGTAGAAACGCCAATCATGGCTGATGAAAGTGTTTTTAGTCCAGGAGATGCTGCGCGGCTTCTGGCGATGCGCGGATGCGATATCATAAATATTAAATTAATGAAGGCCGGCGGGATAACAGGAGCGGAGAAAATCAACAATCTGGCAGAGGCATACGGTATAAAATGCATGATCGGATGTATGATAGAATCCAAAGTGGCGGTTTCAGCAGCCTGTCATTTTGCAGCTGCTAAAAAGAATGTGACTCGCTGTGATGTGGACGCTCCGATGATGTTTGCCTCAGATCCGGTCAACGGCGGCATCCGTGTCCGAAAGAACGAAATCTTCCTGCCGGATGCACCAGGGCTCGGCATCCATAAAGTGGTTTTCTAA
- a CDS encoding C40 family peptidase gives MGRKWVSVPVATVWTNPGSVRPVDQHAFSDIPDLSAWLRQMTNEEKIALCREKRLQSQVLFGDEVIIDETHGDWVKVVVPSQSSAKDKRGYPGWMRRAHIADTRYDPAGMERVMVQSKFARLYRKRGEPVFELSFGTCLPLVSEDDRVVKVLSPAGEGYIHRNAVAFPARRAPLTGHEIVKNAFRFMDLPYLWSGMSAYGYDCSGFSYSMLRAAGYLIPRDADDQSRYGLPIPEDDMLPGDLLFFAYEEGKGYVHHVGIYAGDGKMIHSPTPGKIVSLTTLSGTLLEKELCAVRRYWKE, from the coding sequence ATGGGAAGAAAATGGGTTTCCGTACCTGTAGCGACTGTATGGACGAATCCGGGGTCTGTAAGACCTGTTGATCAACACGCTTTCAGTGATATACCGGATTTATCCGCATGGCTCAGACAAATGACAAACGAAGAGAAGATTGCATTATGCCGGGAAAAGCGTCTTCAGTCTCAGGTTCTGTTTGGAGATGAGGTCATTATTGATGAAACGCACGGAGACTGGGTAAAAGTTGTGGTTCCTTCCCAGAGTTCAGCGAAAGATAAGCGCGGTTATCCCGGCTGGATGCGACGGGCACATATTGCAGATACCCGGTATGATCCTGCAGGAATGGAAAGGGTGATGGTTCAGAGTAAATTCGCCCGGTTGTACCGGAAACGTGGTGAACCGGTGTTTGAACTCAGCTTTGGAACCTGTCTTCCGCTGGTCAGCGAGGACGACAGGGTCGTTAAGGTACTCAGCCCGGCTGGCGAGGGCTATATTCATCGCAATGCCGTTGCTTTTCCAGCCAGAAGGGCACCGCTTACCGGACATGAAATCGTTAAAAATGCGTTTAGATTCATGGATCTGCCCTACCTGTGGTCGGGAATGAGTGCCTATGGATATGATTGTTCCGGATTCAGTTATTCGATGCTGAGAGCTGCCGGATACCTGATTCCCCGCGATGCTGATGATCAGTCCAGGTATGGCCTGCCGATTCCAGAAGATGACATGCTTCCGGGAGACTTGCTGTTTTTCGCCTATGAGGAAGGAAAAGGGTACGTTCATCACGTGGGTATCTATGCAGGCGACGGAAAAATGATCCATTCCCCGACCCCTGGTAAAATTGTCAGTCTGACGACACTTTCCGGCACCCTCTTGGAGAAAGAACTGTGTGCTGTCAGACGCTACTGGAAGGAATAA
- a CDS encoding serine hydrolase has protein sequence MNPDEAFTHDLSALVKPFGHHIAVEAVGSTGFHYAHHADVPMLSASLIKLPILLYAVHRSLSDSDFFDRKVRLPDENRVGGSGVLQILSGRDWSVRDLLALMINVSDNTATNLMLDLLGIGPVQTWARQHGFIDLRIERKMMDTAAENAGKKNMISAHDACRAIEFIFPEGQPVSEEIGNWFLHQQFRHKLPALFDELPDPVKVYNKTGEMDEVDHDAAFFTYQGHDLYLAVLSEGVKDRQAILNTIQTIGLRARDYILKTAMQH, from the coding sequence ATGAATCCGGATGAAGCATTTACACATGATTTATCAGCGCTTGTAAAACCTTTTGGTCATCATATAGCGGTCGAAGCAGTCGGTTCAACAGGTTTCCACTATGCTCATCATGCTGATGTTCCGATGTTGTCGGCCAGCCTGATTAAATTGCCGATTCTGTTGTATGCGGTTCACAGGTCGTTGTCGGATTCGGACTTTTTTGACCGAAAAGTGAGACTTCCTGATGAAAACAGAGTTGGCGGTTCGGGTGTCCTGCAGATCTTAAGCGGGCGGGACTGGTCGGTCCGAGATCTGCTTGCTCTGATGATCAATGTGTCGGATAATACGGCAACTAATCTCATGCTGGATCTATTAGGCATAGGTCCTGTTCAGACCTGGGCCAGACAGCATGGGTTTATAGACTTACGGATTGAAAGGAAAATGATGGATACAGCTGCTGAAAACGCAGGAAAGAAAAATATGATCAGCGCTCACGATGCATGTCGCGCTATAGAATTTATTTTCCCTGAAGGACAACCTGTATCTGAAGAAATCGGGAACTGGTTTCTGCATCAGCAATTTCGCCATAAGCTCCCCGCGTTATTTGATGAACTGCCTGATCCTGTAAAAGTCTATAATAAGACCGGTGAAATGGATGAAGTCGATCATGACGCAGCGTTTTTCACTTATCAGGGGCATGATCTGTATCTGGCTGTTCTTTCTGAAGGAGTAAAAGACAGACAGGCCATTCTGAATACAATTCAGACGATCGGACTCCGTGCACGGGATTATATCCTGAAAACAGCCATGCAGCATTGA
- a CDS encoding NAD(+) synthase, translated as MTSMNFIRVASACPVTRVADVAANVENIKTCISMALEKEAKLVVLPELCLTSYTCADLFLQETLLDQAEQGIKDLCAFSKNKDIVIAAGAPLNVHTSVYNCAYILFHGRILGIVPKSYIPNYEEFYEMRWFTHGRDIISETVDLPFQKNVPFGVNLLFHAGVFQFAFEICEDLWSVVPPSSHLSLAGANIIGNLSASNEVVSKSDYRKQLVSSQSASCMSAYIYSGTGTGESTTDVVFDGEMLISENGKILNANQRFQRENQVLTSLIDVERLNLQRIKNTSFREARSMVPWKPVDIHFEFDQLSFGTFDRKVPQHPFVPADEAKREARCKEIFSIQTAALAKRMEHTGLKKAVIGISGGLDSTLALLVIAKTFDLIGLPPKNIITVTLPGFGTTDRTYRNAVDLCKQIGSDFREINIVAACLQHFKDIGHDPEVHDVTYENVQARERTQILMDMANKEGGLVIGTGDLSELALGWSTYNGDQMSMYAVNCSVPKTLVRYLVRYAADMETPKETASILLDILETPVTPELLPKSAEGKLIQRTEDIVGPYELHDFFLYYFIRCSFTPERILFLAKAAFSGVYDEKTIRKWLKVFLRRFFTQQFKRSAIPDGPKVGTVSLSPRGDWRMPSDASFKTWLAQL; from the coding sequence ATGACGTCTATGAATTTCATCCGGGTTGCGTCCGCATGCCCGGTAACCCGTGTTGCCGATGTGGCTGCCAATGTAGAAAACATTAAGACGTGCATCAGTATGGCGCTTGAGAAGGAGGCAAAGCTTGTCGTGCTCCCGGAACTGTGCCTGACATCGTATACTTGCGCAGATCTGTTTCTGCAGGAAACACTTCTGGATCAGGCGGAGCAAGGGATTAAAGATTTATGCGCTTTTTCAAAGAATAAAGATATCGTGATCGCTGCAGGCGCCCCTCTGAATGTCCATACGTCCGTTTATAACTGCGCTTATATTTTGTTCCATGGGCGTATTCTGGGTATTGTCCCGAAGAGCTACATCCCGAATTATGAAGAATTTTATGAAATGCGCTGGTTTACACATGGTCGCGACATTATCAGCGAAACAGTCGATCTTCCCTTCCAGAAAAACGTACCTTTCGGAGTGAATCTGCTGTTCCATGCCGGTGTTTTTCAATTTGCTTTTGAAATATGCGAAGATTTATGGAGCGTTGTGCCGCCAAGCAGTCACCTCAGCCTTGCCGGAGCGAATATTATCGGTAATCTTTCTGCTTCAAACGAAGTGGTCAGTAAGTCCGATTACCGGAAACAGCTTGTTTCTTCCCAGAGCGCTTCCTGCATGTCCGCCTATATTTATTCAGGTACCGGAACTGGCGAATCGACAACGGATGTCGTATTCGACGGCGAAATGCTCATTTCCGAGAATGGAAAAATACTGAATGCCAATCAACGCTTTCAAAGAGAAAATCAGGTCCTAACATCGCTGATTGACGTGGAAAGACTGAATCTCCAGCGGATAAAAAATACCAGTTTCCGGGAAGCAAGGTCGATGGTCCCGTGGAAGCCGGTAGATATTCACTTCGAGTTTGACCAGCTGTCATTCGGAACATTTGACCGAAAAGTGCCGCAGCACCCCTTCGTTCCTGCAGATGAAGCGAAGCGGGAGGCACGCTGCAAAGAAATTTTCAGTATTCAGACGGCCGCACTGGCTAAACGTATGGAACATACCGGATTAAAAAAAGCGGTTATCGGCATTTCCGGTGGGCTGGATTCCACTCTTGCTCTGCTTGTTATCGCGAAAACATTCGATCTGATCGGACTTCCCCCAAAAAATATCATCACAGTGACGCTTCCGGGGTTTGGAACAACCGACCGAACCTACAGAAATGCTGTTGACCTTTGTAAACAGATCGGTTCTGATTTCCGTGAAATCAATATTGTTGCTGCCTGTCTGCAGCATTTTAAGGATATCGGACATGACCCTGAGGTGCATGATGTAACGTATGAGAATGTCCAGGCACGTGAGCGCACACAAATTCTTATGGACATGGCTAATAAGGAGGGGGGGCTGGTGATCGGAACCGGGGATCTTTCAGAACTGGCCCTTGGCTGGAGTACCTACAATGGGGATCAAATGTCCATGTATGCAGTAAACTGCTCGGTTCCTAAGACTCTTGTCAGATATCTGGTCAGATATGCCGCAGACATGGAGACCCCGAAGGAAACGGCATCCATTCTTCTCGATATACTTGAAACACCGGTCACTCCTGAACTGCTTCCCAAAAGTGCTGAGGGGAAACTCATTCAGAGAACTGAAGATATTGTTGGTCCCTATGAACTACACGATTTCTTTCTCTATTACTTTATCCGTTGTTCTTTTACACCGGAACGCATTTTATTTCTGGCGAAAGCTGCATTTTCCGGTGTGTACGATGAAAAAACCATACGTAAATGGCTGAAGGTCTTTCTGAGACGGTTCTTTACTCAGCAATTTAAACGTTCCGCCATTCCGGACGGGCCAAAAGTGGGCACGGTCAGCCTGTCACCAAGAGGCGACTGGCGTATGCCTTCTGATGCATCCTTTAAGACATGGCTCGCTCAATTGTGA